A window of Ananas comosus cultivar F153 linkage group 4, ASM154086v1, whole genome shotgun sequence contains these coding sequences:
- the LOC109709028 gene encoding probable nucleoredoxin 2 — MQLLHPLVQRVMEIQPEMEAYSLSCPLVSSSPHQETSIHKTERLQVDLKEMQGKSVGLYFAANWYWKCETFTPVLHKVYHQLKEEGSGFEVVFVSSDEDQASFDRFHRSMPWLAVPFTDLRSRRYLTQRFQIEGIPSLVVLGPNGELVSTDGVELVCRYGARAFPFTSERIAELVEEERLKHSSQTLEMLLSIEGRDYVNNHGKNVKLSNLVGKTVGLYFSAQPCPPCVKFTAKLASVYANLREKNENFEVVFVSMDKNIDDYLQCFDSMPWLALPYDEEFSRALARYFDVQEIPTLVIIGPDGKTVTKEGRSLINLHSELAFPFTELQLRLLQEKQNEEAKAYPSSFDHVGHHHVLNLVSEKSGGGPYMCCECNEQGLGWAYQCLGCGYEIHLKCGREGEEESTGKK, encoded by the exons ATGCAGCTTCTTCATCCACTGGTGCAGAGGGTTATGGAAATACAACCAGAAATGGAGGCATATTCTCTTTCTTGTCCTCTGGTTTCCTCATCTCCCCATCAGGAGACAAG TATTCACAAAACGGAAAGATTGCAGGTCGATCTTAAAGAAATGCAAGGAAAGTCCGTAGGATTGTACTTTGCCGCGAACTGGTACTGGAAATGCGAGACCTTCACCCCGGTTCTGCACAAGGTGTACCATCAACTCAAAGAAGAAGGCTCCGGATTCGAGGTCGTGTTCGTGTCTTCTGACGAGGATCAGGCGTCATTCGATCGGTTCCACCGCTCAATGCCATGGCTCGCCGTACCGTTTACCGATCTCCGTTCTAGGAGATACCTAACCCAAAGGTTTCAAATCGAAGGGATTCCATCTCTCGTCGTACTCGGACCAAATGGAGAACTAGTAAGCACGGATGGTGTCGAGCTTGTGTGTCGCTATGGGGCGCGCGCTTTCCCCTTCACCTCAGAAAGGATAGCTGagttggtggaggaggagagacTGAAACACTCGTCTCAAACCTTAGAGATGCTCCTCTCAATAGAGGGTAGAGATTATGTGAATAATCATGGGAAAAATGTTAAACTGTCGAATTTGGTGGGAAAAACAGTAGGATTATACTTCTCTGCTCAACCGTGTCCTCCTTGTGTGAAATTTACTGCAAAATTGGCATCCGTATATGCCAACTTgagagaaaagaatgaaaattttgagGTTGTGTTTGTTTCCATGGATAAAAACATTGATGACTACTTGCAATGTTTTGATAGCATGCCGTGGCTTGCATTACCATATGACGAAGAGTTCTCGAGGGCTTTAGCCCGATATTTTGATGTGCAAGAAATACCTACTCTTGTCATAATTGGTCCTGACGGAAAGACGGTTACAAAAGAAGGGAGAAGTCTAATAAACCTGCACTCTGAACTGGCTTTTCCTTTTACTGAACTGCAACTGCGATTGCTCCAGGAAAAGCAAAATGAAGAAGCCAAGGCTTATCCGAGCTCTTTCGACCACGTGGGTCACCATCATGTGCTTAATTTGGTGTCTGAGAAATCAGGCGGCGGCCCTTATATGTGTTGCGAGTGTAACGAGCAAGGATTGGGTTGGGCATACCAATGTCTTGGTTGCGGTTATGAGATACATCTGAAATGCGGTCGAGAGGGTGAAGAAGAGAGCACAGGAAAGAAGTAG